The following is a genomic window from Nitrospira sp..
ACGGGACTCCGGGAAACACCGAATTTCGCGAGTCAGCGGACTCAAAGTAGGTTTTGTTCAACAGGTTATTGACGCGCAAAGACGCTCGATAACGATTCCACGGATAGGAAACAGAGGCGTCGACCGTCGCATAGGAGGGTAAGGTGAAACTATTGTTGGCATCACCGTACCTTGACCGGCGGCATGAGCCACCGTCAAGAGGTGTGTAAAAGAACTTCAGGCGGCGATGTTTTTCGGCTGACGGCTCGCTTCGCTCCTCACCTGTCCTGATTGCTTCCGCACCCCGTCCGTAAACTTGCCTCCAGAGGCCACCAGGGGCAGCAGCTCCGTCGCATTGAGCCTTCTCCACGTCTTCTCGGCGACGGTGAGCATCTTCCAGATGATTGCCTTGGCGCTCTCGACCCGTTTGTAGCGGCGTGAGGCGTCCGTCCGAAGCCGCACGGCCGCGAAGGGTGACTCCACGATGTTCGTTGTTCTGAGGTGAATCCAGTGCTCTTTCGGGAAGGAATAGAACGTGACCATCCGGTCCCAGTCCCGCACGAGCGTCTCCACGGCCTTCTGGTCCGTCTTGTTGTACGTGCGGACGAATTTGTCGCGCAGCTGCTCGCACTCGGCCTGGGTCTCGGCATAGGGCATCGCCTTGAGCAGCTCGGCCGCCTTCTGCTGCTCTTTCTTGGGCACCGCGTCCAAGACATTGGTGATCTTGTGATTCCAGCACCGCTGCTCCTTACCGGTGGGATGGAGTTCCCCGAGAGCGGCCCAGATGCCAAGGTGTCCGTCAGCGACCGTGAGCTGCGGAAACTTCAGTCCACGCTCCCGCAGACTGCGCAGGACCTTCAGCCACGACTCCTTGCTCTCCCGCTCGCCGCTCTCGCAGGCCAGCACGATCTTTTTGCCGCTAGCGAGCGCTCCCACGATCGTCAGCAGCGCCGCCTTTCGGTCTTCGATCCCGGCCTTCACATACAGACCATCAGCCCACCAGTAGACGACCTCCAGGGCCGACACATCCCGCGTCTTCCAGGCCTCGTATTCCAGTTCGAATCGGGCCTTGAGTCGCTGGATGGAACTGGCCGACAGCGGTGCCCCCTCACCGAGCAGCCCCCTCAGAGCGAGTTCGAAATCCCCGCTTGAGAGCCCGTGCAGATATAGCTCCGGCAGCACCTCACCGACTTCCCGGGTGCGGCGCGTAAACAGCGGCAGCACCTTGCTCTTGAAGCGCTCCTCCAGGTCCCGAACTCTGGGGCGCCACACCGTCACCGTCCCGCAGCTCATCGAAACATGGCGAGGGTTTCCGTAGCCGTTCCGACTGCCCTTAGGCGGGTCCAGCGGGGACACCCGTTCCCGCCGCTCATGCCGTTGGCGGCCCAGGAACGTGGTCACCTCTTCCTCCAGGATGCGCTGGAGCTGGTCCTGAATCTGCCCTCTGGCCCACTGCTCCAGCGTGTCGTAACACACCTCGCTTGACTCGACCGCCTCGTGTCTGCTCTTCTCACGCATGGTGGCGTATCCTTTCCCCTCCGCTCCAACGGAGGCTTGGTTGGTTGATGTCCAACCGAAAGGTTACGCCGCCTTTATCCTATTTCCACACCTTCTGATAGTAGCTCTTGGACGCCTTGTTGCGTATCCTGATGGCGATACTGACACCGACACGACACGTGAGCGGATCACGCATAGCGCACAACAGTTGAGTTGTTCCGCAACCCGCTATGCTGAACTGCCCCGCAGTTGACTCAGTGAAAATCGGCATTGCCGGTTGCGCAGAAATTCATTCGGCTGGGTTCTAGGATTTTTGACATACCTCGTATTGCAACTGCGAAATCTTGGCGGCAGGCACCTTCTTGGCAAACAATATCACCCGCAGGATTTTGTTCGTCATCCGCAGATAGACATAGTCGGTCCCCCTTCTTTGCTCATCAGGTATTCCTCGGCCGGCACCGCCTGCTGGTTCGTCGTCGCACCGGTAGAGAACACGTTACGGGACCATTCTTCGCCTTCACATTGCATGAGATAGAAGAGCAAGCCGTTGTCCTGCACCAACAATTGTTTGGGCTTCTGCGCGAACAGGCCTCAGTTGGAAGCGGGATCGACGATCACCGGTTTCAGTTGGCGGCGCAGCACGTCGCCCTTCGCATTGATCTCTTCCATCACTATCGACACGACATCCTTGGGAAACACGTCGCTGATCGCCATCGTGACGCTGACGAGTGCAAGACTCCGATCTTGATCGGCTCCTTGTCGGCTCCATAGGACAGCGTCCAGTGGCCGAAGTTGCCCAGTAAGGCGGCAATCTCGGCGCCGGCGGCGGTTCGCGAGCTCTGAATCAAGAAATCTCGCTGCGAGGTGTGACCCTGTGCGGTCTGTGTGCCGTCGATCTCTCGTCTTTTTTGATTTCGTCCATGTTCAGGTTTCTCAAAGCCGTCAGCCATCAGCTGTCTGTCGAGAACTGAATGTCGACGGCATCCCGTCAGAAGTTGTACCAAGTCGAAATCATGAAGTTGTCGCCGTGGAACCGTTCACCGGTGGACCATTCGGTCATGAGATGATTCCATTCAAAGGAGGCATACAAGTCGCCCCAAATGTGGCGAATTGCCGTCAGGTAGGTCCGGTGGTTCAGCAAATACTGCGCATCAGGCCCGGCGGTCGTACCGCGCAAATCCGAATTCAGCGGGTTGTCGAACCCATATCCTGCGATGAAGGTGTGACACCGGTCATAGGCATAATCCAACTCGCCCCATCCGACCAGAGTCCGGATCGCCTTTCCCGTACCCAGGTTCCGATCCTGCCCGAATCGGAAAAATTCCACACCCAGCGCCTGCCCATAGGCGATTTCGCCGGTAAATTTCAGTCGGGCGGTCAGCGGCACCGCGAATTCGGCGCCCACGAGATACGAGTTGATGTCCTGGCCGGATGGAATGCCCCCGGCCGTCGGCGCAGACCGGTAATGCCGAAAGGCCGCATTGACCGCAACCATCAGGCCCTGCCGTCGGCCCGTGCCCATGTAGGCGAAACGGGTGCCGACGTAGGGCATTTGCACCGGATCGTTGAAAGCGTTTTCGGAACAGGCGAATCCGTTTCCTCCGCAACTTCCCGGTGCCACCGTCCCGGCGCCGCCACCTTGAAATGGGCGCCGCTGAGTCTGCGGTTGGATCGCCGACAGGCCGCGTTCGAACCGCATGACCGTCAGCAAGCCGTTCACGTTGTCCGTGAATTGATGTTTGAGGGTGATCTGCGGCAGACGTTGCCAGAGATTCCCATTGTAGCCCATGATGGAAAAATCGATCAGGTTCGGATGGGAGGCCATGATCGGCGTCCAATCCATCCCGGCCGTGATGGTGGTCCGACTGTTGTTCGGAGAATATTTGACGTTCGCCAGCCGCAGGCGGGGCGAGATGTTGCCCGCATTGTCGGTCTGGCTATAGAAGTCCGCTTCCACGACGCCGGTGAGCACATGTTTCCCGTCCATTCGGTCCGCACGCAATCCAAATACGCTGTACCGGGGGTTGAGCGTGGACGACGCATTACTGCTCTTTCCGGCTGCGGTCGCATAGCCGTTGAATTGACCGGGGTCCAGCGGGTTGGTATTCCTGGTGCTGTAGATCGCATCCAATTCGATACGACCGTAGGGAACGATGCTGCCCTTGCCCTCGCCGGTAAAAGTAGGGGTCACACACCCTCCGCAAATCACCGCAGGCGTGGTCTCGGTCTCTCGGCTGAGACGGCCGGAACCGACCGCCTCTACGGCGGTCTGATCCTCTGCATGTGCAGAAACCGTCACGACAACGATCATCACGACGGCACCGAGTAAGGTTCCTCCGAACATTCGTACATTCATCCTGTCAGCCCTCCCGGTTAAGCACGATTCGAATGAACCCAACGGATGGCAGCAGGCAAAAAAAACGCCCTTCCGATCCAAACATTGGACCAAAAGGACGTCGTTGTCCTCTGCCTGCCGCTGTCTGCGCCCGGTCAGGACATCATTCTCCTCACCTTCTCCTCACCTTTCACACATACAGCGGAAACGTATACGCTCCCTCCCTCCTCCTGTCAAGCAAGGGACCGACCCGTCCTTCCCTCAGTCGATACCGCTACACTCTGTGATAGACTGCCGTCGATCGCCTCTGCGAAAGGACCCTGCTCATGCGACTCTCCACCCTGGTTCTGCTGGTGATGCTGTTCATCGCCGGCTGCAAGACCGGCTCACAACTCGATATGGCGATCTTGGAATCGCCTCAAGGGGCGGTCTACCTCGAACGTATTCCCACTCGCCAATTTCAAGCGGCGCATCCCGTTCGACTCGACTCTCAGCTGATCGCACGAGTGTTACAGGGCGTAACCGTGCGCGAAGACAACGGCCTGCTACAGTCCATCGGCATGGGTCAAAAGCCGATTGTCGCGGCGTTCTCCCAAGCCGATATCGCCTTCCTTGCCCCGGCAATCGCAAAGGGATTGAGTCAGGCCGCCGCGGATCAGCAGATTGGTTTTCGCCTGTCACGGACTGAGGACACCCTCTACAGGGAACGAGCGGGGGCTGGAGTCGGGTCATCAGACCCTCCTGCGTACCGTGTATCGGAAAGTACGACCGCGGGCAGACTGTTTGTGTATGGGCGATCGCTTTACCTCACATTGCATCAATTTCGCCATCGACCGGAGCCGGCCGACAGCATCGACATGCCGAATCGCCGGCTTCCCGATCCCACAGGATTGAGAAACCATACCGTTCGCTTCGTGCCGGAATCGGTCCTGCGCCCGGACATCTATACACCGGCCTTTGCGACGGAAGAAGGGTTCACCACCCTTGTCATCGACTACGATGTGCTT
Proteins encoded in this region:
- a CDS encoding Mobile element protein; translated protein: MREKSRHEAVESSEVCYDTLEQWARGQIQDQLQRILEEEVTTFLGRQRHERRERVSPLDPPKGSRNGYGNPRHVSMSCGTVTVWRPRVRDLEERFKSKVLPLFTRRTREVGEVLPELYLHGLSSGDFELALRGLLGEGAPLSASSIQRLKARFELEYEAWKTRDVSALEVVYWWADGLYVKAGIEDRKAALLTIVGALASGKKIVLACESGERESKESWLKVLRSLRERGLKFPQLTVADGHLGIWAALGELHPTGKEQRCWNHKITNVLDAVPKKEQQKAAELLKAMPYAETQAECEQLRDKFVRTYNKTDQKAVETLVRDWDRMVTFYSFPKEHWIHLRTTNIVESPFAAVRLRTDASRRYKRVESAKAIIWKMLTVAEKTWRRLNATELLPLVASGGKFTDGVRKQSGQVRSEASRQPKNIAA